A region from the Populus trichocarpa isolate Nisqually-1 chromosome 18, P.trichocarpa_v4.1, whole genome shotgun sequence genome encodes:
- the LOC7458749 gene encoding palmitoyl-acyl carrier protein thioesterase, chloroplastic, with protein MVATAATSSFFPVPSPPGDAKSSKVGSGSASLGGIKSKSASSGALQVKANAQAPPKINGSPVGLTASVETAKKEDVVSSPAPRTFINQLPDWSMLLAAITTMFLAAEKQWMMLDWKPKRADMLIDPFGIGRIVQDGLVFSQNFSIRSYEIGADRTASIETLMNHLQETALNHVKTAGLLGDGFGSTPEMSKRNLIWVVTRMQILVDRYPTWGDVVHVDTWVSASGKNGMRRDWLVRDAKTGETLTRASSLWVMMNKVTRRLSKIPEDVRGEIEPYFLNSDPVVNEDSTKLPKLDDKTADIIRKGLTPRWNDLDVNQHVNNVKYIGWILESAPPPVLESHELAAITLEYRRECGRDSVLQSLTAVSGAGIGNLGGPGKVECQHLLRHEDGAEIVRGRTEWRPKHANNFGMMGGQLSADESGA; from the exons ATGGTTGCCACAGCAGCTACTTCGTCATTTTTCCCAGTTCCTTCACCACCTGGAGATGCCAAGTCCTCCAAGGTTGGTAGTGGTTCTGCAAGTTTGGGAGGAATCAAATCGAAATCTGCTTCCTCTGGAGCTTTGCAGGTTAAGGCAAATGCCCAAGCTCCTCCGAAGATAAATGGCTCTCCAGTTGGCTTGACAGCATCAGTGGAAACTGCGAAGAAGGAGGATGTTGTCTCATCACCGGCACCCCGGACATTTATCAACCAATTACCTGATTGGAGCATGCTTCTTGCTGCAATTACAACCATGTTTTTGGCAGCAGAGAAGCAGTGGATGATGCTTGATTGGAAACCAAAGCGAGCTGACATGCTTATTGATCCCTTTGGTATTGGAAGAATTGTCCAAGATGGTCTTGTCTTCAGCCAGAATTTCTCAATTAGGTCATATGAAATTGGTGCAGATCGTACTGCGTCTATAGAGACGTTGATGAACCATTTACAA GAAACAGCACTTAATCATGTTAAGACTGCTGGGCTTCTTGGAGATGGATTTGGTTCAACCCCAGAGATGTCCAAAAGGAACCTGATATGGGTGGTAACTCGAATGCAGATTCTAGTCGATCGTTATCCTACATG GGGTGATGTTGTCCATGTGGATACTTGGGTGAGTGCATCAGGAAAGAATGGTATGCGCCGTGATTGGCTTGTCCGTGATGCTAAAACTGGTGAAACTCTTACGAGAGCCTCCAG TTTGTGGGTGATGATGAATAAAGTGACAAGGAGGTTATCTAAAATTCCTGAAGATGTTCGAGGTGAAATAGAGCCTTATTTTCTGAATTCTGATCCTGTTGTGAATGAGGACAGCACAAAACTGCCAAAACTTGACGACAAGACGGCGGACATTATCCGCAAAGGCCTAACT CCTAGATGGAATGATTTAGATGTCAACCAGCATGTTAACAATGTGAAATACATAGGCTGGATCCTTGAG AGCGCTCCTCCCCCAGTCCTGGAGAGTCATGAGCTTGCTGCCATTACTTTGGAGTACAGGAGGGAGTGTGGCAGGGACAGCGTGCTGCAGTCCTTGACTGCTGTATCTGGCGCTGGCATTGGAAATTTGGGCGGTCCTGGTAAAGTTGAGTGTCAACATTTGCTGCGACATGAGGATGGTGCTGAGATCGTGAGGGGAAGGACCGAGTGGAGGCCCAAACATGCCAACAATTTTGGCATGATGGGTGGTCAGTTGTCAGCTGATGAGAGTGGTGCTTAA